A window of Sebastes umbrosus isolate fSebUmb1 chromosome 3, fSebUmb1.pri, whole genome shotgun sequence contains these coding sequences:
- the lrrtm1 gene encoding leucine-rich repeat transmembrane neuronal protein 1 gives MLMDFLLIGLYLKWPLKKPPGLILCLLGIFLRTVPLVEGVCPRLCRCDSKLLYCEGLNLTDIPRNLSSAMGLSMRENNLTELREGQLVGLSQLTWLYLDHNNIDIVEEGAFDRLRRVKELDLSSNRIEILPNGTFRPLPNLRILDLSYNRLQALEPDLFHGLRKLTNLHLRYNALKFVPVRIFQDCRSMQFLDLGYNQLQSLARNSFAGLFKLTELHLEHNELVKVNLAHFPRLITLRTLYMHNNRATVVVNTLDWTWHFLEKIDLSANEIEYMEPHVFESAPNLKVLMLDSNRLTYVDQRILDSWSSLDSITLAGNDWECSRNVCALASWLSAFRGQRDNSLLCSSPDTAQGEDVLDAVYAFQLCEDPPMEVTTAGLYASTRDLAQGGSVFLGPFTPNPYEGSEVVTSTFTVTVGHDDLESTMQIHKVVTGTMALIFSFLIIVLMLYVAWKCFPAGIRQLRQCFSSQRRKQKQKQSMQQMAAISTPEYYVDYKPNHIEGALVIINEYGSCTCQQQPSRECEV, from the coding sequence ATGCTAATGGATTTCCTTCTAATTGGACTGTACTTAAAGTGGCCGCTGAAGAAGCCCCCTGGGTTGATACTGTGTTTATTGGGGATTTTTCTGAGAACGGTCCCCTTGGTAGAGGGGGTCTGTCCAAGGCTGTGCCGCTGCGACAGCAAGCTGCTGTACTGCGAGGGGCTCAACCTCACAGACATTCCCCGCAATCTGAGCAGCGCCATGGGCCTGTCCATGAGAGAGAACAACTTGACCGAGCTGCGTGAAGGCCAGCTGGTTGGTCTGTCACAGCTCACCTGGCTCTACCTAGATCACAACAACATTGACATTGTCGAGGAGGGTGCATTTGACAGGCTAAGACGGGTCAAGGAGTTAGACCTCAGCAGCAACCGGATTGAGATTCTGCCAAATGGTACCTTTAGGCCCCTCCCAAACCTGCGCATCCTGGACCTCTCATACAACAGGCTGCAGGCACTGGAGCCTGACCTGTTCCACGGCCTTAGAAAGCTCACCAATTTGCATTTGCGCTACAATGCTCTCAAATTTGTGCCAGTGCGGATTTTTCAAGACTGCCGGAGCATGCAGTTTCTGGACTTGGGATACAACCAACTGCAGAGCCTAGCACGAAACTCCTTCGCTGGCCTCTTCAAGTTGACTGAGTTGCATCTTGAGCACAATGAGCTGGTTAAAGTCAACCTGGCCCACTTCCCTCGCCTCATCACTTTACGTACTCTGTACATGCACAACAATCGTGCCACTGTTGTTGTCAATACACTGGACTGGACATGGCATTTTTTAGAGAAGATCGACCTGTCAGCCAATGAAATCGAGTACATGGAGCCGCACGTTTTCGAGAGCGCACCCAACCTCAAGGTGCTGATGCTGGACTCCAATCGGTTGACCTACGTGGACCAGCGCATCCTGGATTCGTGGTCGTCTTTGGACAGCATCACCCTGGCAGGGAATGACTGGGAGTGCAGTCGCAACGTGTGTGCCTTGGCCTCTTGGCTGAGTGCCTTCCGAGGCCAGCGTGACAATTCCCTGCTGTGTTCAAGCCCCGACACCGCACAGGGCGAGGATGTGTTGGATGCTGTCTATGCTTTTCAGCTATGTGAGGACCCCCCAATGGAGGTAACTACAGCAGGCCTGTACGCCTCTACAAGGGATCTGGCCCAGGGTGGTTCTGTTTTCCTGGGCCCATTTACTCCCAACCCTTACGAGGGTAGCGAGGTGGTCACCAGCACTTTCACTGTCACAGTGGGCCATGACGACCTGGAGAGCACCATGCAGATCCACAAGGTGGTGACAGGCACCATGGCGCTCATCTTCTCCTTCCTCATCATTGTGCTCATGCTGTATGTGGCATGGAAGTGCTTTCCAGCCGGAATAAGACAGCTGAGGCAGTGTTTCAGCAGTCAGCGCCGTAAGCAAAAGCAAAAGCAAAGCATGCAGCAGATGGCTGCAATCTCCACACCGGAGTACTATGTTGACTATAAGCCCAACCACATTGAGGGAGCTCTGGTAATCATCAATGAATATGGCTCTTGCACTTGCCAACAGCAACCTTCTCGGGAATGTGAGGTGTGA